In one window of Mercurialis annua linkage group LG4, ddMerAnnu1.2, whole genome shotgun sequence DNA:
- the LOC126679442 gene encoding protein PIN-LIKES 7-like, with translation MGFLTLFEVAVMPNLQILLISGLGAFMSTDYCNLLGPDARKSLNKIVFIIFIPSLMFASLAKTVTLQDIISWWFMPVNVGLTFLIGGILGWILVKLLKPEPYLEGLVIATCSSGNLGNLLLIVVPAICNEKGSPFGDRETCKSVGLSYASFSMALGGFYIWTYTYHLIRTSATKFKAEQEYASKPPNNDLEATLQTCLLKDEDVAVFPTSTKSVDDQETLPIISHLSNGKEVLSSSPCSKFIGILGQFVKELLSPPTIASILGFMFGAITFLRNLIIGSGAPFRVIQDSIKLLGDGTIPCMTLILGGNLIQGLRSSRIKAWIIVGVVLVRFVVLPAIGIWLVKAAATLGFLPSDPLYHFVLMVQYTLPPAMTIGTMTQLFDVGQEECSVLLLWTYLVAAVAVTFWSTIYMSILS, from the exons atggGGTTTTTGACACTGTTTGAAGTGGCAGTGATGCCaaatcttcaaattttattaatcaGTGGATTAGGAGCTTTCATGTCTACTGATTACTGTAATCTTCTTGGTCCTGATGCAAGAAAATCCTTGAACAAG ATcgttttcataatatttatacCTTCTCTCATGTTTGCTAGTCTGGCCAAAACGGTGACACTTCAAGACATTATTTCATG GTGGTTTATGCCTGTGAATGTAGGCTTAACCTTCTTAATTGGGGGCATTCTTGGATGGATTCTGGTTAAACTACTCAAACCTGAGCCTTATCTAGAAGGCCTTGTCATTGCTACATGTTCATCAG GAAACTTAGGAAACCTTCTTCTAATAGTGGTGCCTGCAATCTGTAATGAGAAAGGCAGTCCATTCGGTGATCGTGAAACTTGCAAGTCCGTTGGACTCTCCTATGCTTCTTTCTCCATGGCG CTTGGTGGTTTCTACATCTGGACTTATACTTACCACTTAATACGAACTTCAGCTACCAAATTCAAAGCAGAACAAGAATATGCCTCAAAACCACCCAACAACGATTTAGAAGCTACACTTCAGACTTGCCTTCTAAAAGACGAAGATGTTGCAGTATTTCCGACATCAACCAAATCTGTCGATGATCAAGAAACTCTACCT ATTATATCACATCTCAGCAACGGGAAAGAGGTATTATCATCATCGCCATGCAGTAAATTCATAGGAATTCTTGGTCAGTTTGTGAAGGAGCTCTTGTCACCTCCAACTATAGCTTCC ATTCTGGGATTCATGTTTGGAGCAATTACATTCCTGAGAAACCTGATAATTGGGAGTGGTGCACCCTTCAGAGTGATTCAAGATTCAATCAAATTACTCGG AGATGGAACAATTCCTTGCATGACACTCATACTTGGAGGCAACCTCATTCAAG GCTTACGTTCGTCGAGAATAAAGGCATGGATAATCGTCGGGGTGGTTCTTGTTCGATTCGTGGTACTCCCTGCAATCGGTATTTGGCTTGTTAAAGCAGCAGCAACTCTCGGGTTCCTTCCTTCAGATCCTCTCTACCATTTTGTGCTGATGGTTCAATACACTCTGCCCCCTGCCATGACTATCG GTACCATGACCCAGCTGTTTGATGTGGGTCAAGAAGAGTGTTCGGTTCTCTTGCTGTGGACGTATTTGGTAGCAGCCGTAGCAGTAACTTTCTGGTCAACAATTTACATGAGCATTTTGTCCTAA
- the LOC130014670 gene encoding protein PIN-LIKES 7-like: MVYPKELNINNPGLFFKEKNSSGCSLKRRTAAAVLQREEQQRLFFFKRRTAAAVLLQRRTAAAVLLKEEQQRLFFLEKNSHRRKKNPAVAWGQRTRNQFATNKKKKMGFLTLFEVAVMPNLQILLISGLGAFMSTDYCNLLGLDARKSLNKIVFIIFIPSLMFSSLAKTVTLQDIISWWFMPVNIGLTFLIGGILGWILVKLLKPKPYLEGLVIATCSSGNLGNLLLIVVPAICNEKGSPFGDRETCKSVGLSYASYSMALGGFYLWTYTYHLIRTSAAKFKAEEEEDASKPPNRDLETFLLKDEVVAVFPTSTKSVETLPIVSQEESSSSSWNKLIGVLGQLVKELLSPPTIASILGFMFGAITFLRNLIIGSDAPLRVIQDSIKLLGDGTIPCMTLILGGNLIQGLRSSRIKAWIIVGVVLVRFVMLPAIGIWLVKAAATLGFLPPDPLYHFVLMVQYTLPPAMTIGTMTQLFDVGQEECSVLSLWTYLVAAIAVTFWSTIYMSILS, encoded by the exons ATGGTATACCCTAAAGAGCTCAACATA AACAACCCAGGGCTGTTCTTCAAGGAGAAGAACAGCTCTGGCTGTTCTTTAAAGAGAAGAACAGCCGCAGCTGTTCTTCAAAGAGAAGAACAGCAGCGGCTGTTCTTCTTCAAGAGAAGAACAGCAGCGGCTGTTCTTCTTCAAAGAAGAACAGCAGCGGCTGTTCTTCTCAAGGAAGAACAGCAGCGGCTGTTCTTCCTTGAGAAGAACAGCCACCGCCGGAAAAAAAATCCGGCGGTTGCTTGGggc CAACGAACAAGAAACCAATTTGCAAccaacaagaagaagaagatggggTTCTTGACACTGTTTGAAGTGGCAGTTATGCCAAATCTACAAATTCTGTTAATCAGTGGATTAGGAGCTTTCATGTCTACCGATTACTGTAATCTTCTTGGTCTTGATGCAAGAAAATCCTTGAACAAG ATcgttttcataatatttatacCTTCTCTCATGTTTTCTAGTCTGGCCAAAACGGTGACACTTCAAGACATTATTTCATG GTGGTTTATGCCTGTGAATATAGGTTTAACCTTCTTAATTGGGGGCATTCTTGGATGGATTCTTGTTAAACTACTCAAACCTAAGCCTTATCTGGAAGGCCTTGTCATTGCTACATGTTCATCAG GAAACTTAGGAAATCTTCTTCTGATTGTGGTGCCTGCAATCTGTAATGAGAAAGGCAGTCCATTCGGTGATCGTGAAACTTGCAAATCCGTTGGACTCTCCTATGCTTCTTACTCCATGGCG CTTGGCGGTTTCTACCTCTGGACTTATACTTACCACCTGATACGAACTTCAGCTGCCAAATTCAAAgcagaggaagaagaagatgcCTCAAAACCACCCAACCGCGATTTAGAAACTTTCCTTCTAAAAGACGAAGTTGTTGCAGTATTTCCAACGTCAACCAAATCTGTAGAAACTCTACCT ATTGTTTCCCAAGAGGAATCATCTTCATCATCATGGAATAAATTGATAGGAGTTCTTGGCCAGCTCGTGAAGGAGCTCTTGTCACCTCCAACTATAGCTTCA ATTTTGGGATTCATGTTTGGAGCAATTACATTCCTGAGAAACCTAATAATTGGGAGTGATGCACCCTTGAGAGTGATCCAAGATTCAATCAAATTACTTGG AGATGGAACAATTCCTTGCATGACACTCATACTTGGAGGCAACCTCATTCAAG GTTTACGATCGTCGAGAATAAAGGCATGGATCATTGTTGGGGTGGTTCTTGTTCGATTCGTGATGCTCCCTGCAATCGGTATTTGGCTTGTTAAAGCTGCAGCAACTCTTGGTTTCCTTCCTCCAGATCCTCTCTACCATTTTGTGCTGATGGTTCAATACACTCTGCCACCTGCCATGACTATTG GTACCATGACCCAGCTGTTTGATGTGGGTCAAGAAGAGTGCTCAGTTCTCTCGCTGTGGACATATTTGGTAGCAGCCATAGCAGTAACTTTCTGGTCAACAATCTACATGTCCATTCTGTCCTGA